One segment of Trichlorobacter ammonificans DNA contains the following:
- a CDS encoding pyridoxal-phosphate-dependent aminotransferase family protein: MTQKLFIPGPINIAPEIFTAMSQPMIGHRMKEYAELHGRVTTGLKRLLSTEDRVFLATSSAFGVMEGAVRNLVKGRCANFCNGAFSDKWHDVTRRCGKDADAISVPWGQPITPELVERTLATGKYDSMTMIHNETSTGVMSPLAEIADIMRRYPDVVFIVDTVSSVSALPIPVQALGIDCCIFGVQKALALPPGLAVFTATEKALKRAASVENRGYYFDFMEFSSNDDKNNTPSTPCISLIYGLDCQLQRIFSEGLEARWDRHRLMAEQTRSFVRERGFQLFAPEGYRSLTLTCVENSRGIDLAGLKKRLGERGYAFDDGYGKIKGQTFRIAHMGDLQPAELEEFLAVVDEEL; the protein is encoded by the coding sequence ATGACACAGAAACTGTTCATCCCGGGTCCCATCAACATTGCGCCGGAAATATTTACCGCAATGTCGCAGCCAATGATCGGTCATCGGATGAAGGAATACGCCGAACTGCACGGCCGCGTCACCACCGGTCTTAAGCGCCTGCTCAGCACGGAAGATCGGGTGTTTTTGGCCACCTCCAGCGCTTTCGGGGTCATGGAGGGCGCGGTGCGCAACTTGGTCAAAGGGCGGTGTGCCAACTTCTGCAACGGCGCCTTTTCCGACAAATGGCATGATGTTACCCGCCGCTGCGGCAAGGATGCCGATGCCATCAGCGTTCCCTGGGGACAGCCGATAACCCCCGAACTGGTGGAGCGAACGCTTGCAACCGGCAAGTACGACAGCATGACCATGATCCACAACGAGACATCTACCGGCGTCATGTCCCCGTTGGCCGAGATTGCCGATATCATGCGCAGGTATCCCGACGTCGTCTTCATTGTCGACACGGTATCCTCGGTCAGTGCCCTACCGATACCGGTACAGGCACTGGGGATCGACTGCTGTATTTTCGGCGTCCAGAAGGCGTTGGCTTTGCCTCCCGGGCTGGCGGTCTTCACCGCCACCGAGAAGGCGCTGAAGCGGGCCGCTTCCGTTGAAAACCGGGGCTATTATTTTGATTTCATGGAGTTTTCCAGCAACGACGACAAGAACAATACGCCGTCAACCCCCTGTATTTCATTAATCTATGGATTGGATTGCCAGTTGCAGCGTATTTTCAGCGAAGGACTTGAGGCGCGCTGGGACCGCCACCGACTGATGGCGGAACAGACGCGCAGCTTTGTCCGCGAGCGAGGATTCCAACTTTTTGCTCCGGAAGGATATCGCTCGCTGACTCTGACCTGCGTGGAGAACAGCCGCGGCATCGACCTGGCGGGCTTGAAAAAGCGGCTCGGCGAGCGTGGATATGCCTTCGACGACGGCTACGGCAAGATCAAAGGACAGACCTTCAGAATTGCCCACATGGGAGACCTGCAGCCTGCTGAGCTGGAAGAATTCCTGGCGGTTGTTGATGAGGAACTGTAG
- the rd gene encoding rubredoxin encodes MQKYVCTICQYEYDPAAGDPDHGIAPGTAFEDIPADWCCPLCGAGKDAFEEA; translated from the coding sequence ATGCAAAAGTATGTCTGCACCATCTGTCAGTACGAGTACGATCCCGCTGCCGGCGATCCGGACCACGGCATTGCGCCGGGTACCGCCTTTGAAGATATTCCCGCCGACTGGTGTTGCCCGTTGTGCGGTGCCGGCAAGGACGCTTTCGAGGAAGCGTAG
- a CDS encoding ferredoxin, whose protein sequence is MVKKPFVDPDVCISCGLCVSVCPGVFHFNSAGKSECYDPEGATEAEIQSAIDGCPVQAISWAS, encoded by the coding sequence ATGGTAAAAAAACCGTTTGTCGATCCGGATGTCTGCATCAGTTGCGGACTGTGCGTCAGTGTCTGTCCCGGTGTATTTCACTTCAACAGTGCTGGCAAGTCTGAATGTTACGACCCTGAGGGGGCCACTGAAGCGGAAATCCAGTCAGCCATTGACGGTTGTCCGGTTCAGGCGATCAGCTGGGCTTCCTGA
- a CDS encoding MBL fold metallo-hydrolase, whose protein sequence is MIFDVVVVGPLGVNCIILGCEQTGEGLVVDPGGDVDKIVARLAEHKLTPVGIINTHGHFDHTGGNGRLMNATGAPLWIHRADSPMLSRVAQVSAMYGIPGENSPDADHFLEDGSELAFGLHRLRVIHTPGHTPGGCCLYVESAQTLISGDTLFADGVGRTDLPGGSHEQLVTSIRTRLFTLPDQVRVWPGHGPSTTIGHEKHHNPYLD, encoded by the coding sequence ATGATCTTTGACGTTGTCGTGGTTGGGCCCCTCGGGGTCAACTGCATTATTCTGGGGTGCGAACAAACCGGCGAGGGGCTGGTTGTCGACCCGGGCGGTGACGTGGACAAAATTGTCGCCAGGCTCGCCGAGCACAAGCTCACGCCTGTCGGCATCATCAATACGCACGGCCACTTCGACCATACCGGCGGAAACGGTCGCTTGATGAACGCTACGGGAGCACCTCTCTGGATACATCGCGCCGATTCGCCCATGCTGTCCAGAGTTGCCCAGGTTTCGGCGATGTATGGTATACCGGGCGAAAATTCACCGGACGCGGACCACTTCCTTGAGGACGGCTCGGAGTTAGCATTTGGTCTTCATCGACTCCGTGTTATCCATACGCCGGGTCACACGCCGGGAGGCTGTTGTCTGTACGTGGAGTCTGCGCAGACCCTGATCAGTGGAGACACCCTTTTTGCCGATGGTGTCGGCCGCACCGACCTGCCTGGCGGCTCCCACGAACAACTGGTGACTTCGATCAGGACACGTCTGTTTACTCTGCCGGACCAGGTTAGAGTCTGGCCGGGTCACGGTCCCTCCACCACCATTGGCCATGAAAAGCACCATAACCCCTATCTGGACTGA
- the coaBC gene encoding bifunctional phosphopantothenoylcysteine decarboxylase/phosphopantothenate--cysteine ligase CoaBC: MNLDGKTIVLGVSGGIAVYKAVELLRLFTKGGATVHVVMTRSAMEFVTPLTFQTLSGTPVHTELFALYREQEIGHISLADRADLLVIAPATANIIGKIASGIADDLLTTTVMATKAPVLLAPAMNVNMYSNPIYQQNEARLRELGYRFVDAETGDLACGWSGSGRLASPATIAEEACRLVTPPDLSAETILITAGPTREELDPVRYLTNHSSGRMGYELARAARNRGARVVLVSGPTDLPPPAGVSLFRVTTAQQMRDTVLEQVASCSIVIKAAAVADYRPMLRSGEKLKKHEHRLTIELEKNPDILAELGALQNRPFLVGFAAETTDLRTHALAKLQAKNLDMIVANDVSQVGAGFNVATNIVRLIRRDGHEEQLELMSKELLAHIILDRIQESRQRAV; this comes from the coding sequence ATGAATCTCGACGGAAAAACTATCGTTCTGGGGGTAAGCGGGGGGATTGCCGTCTATAAAGCGGTGGAGCTGCTCCGCCTTTTCACCAAGGGCGGCGCGACGGTCCACGTCGTTATGACCCGCTCTGCCATGGAGTTCGTAACTCCCCTGACGTTTCAGACCCTTTCTGGCACCCCGGTGCATACCGAGCTTTTTGCGTTGTATCGCGAACAGGAGATCGGCCACATCTCTTTGGCGGACCGTGCCGACCTGCTGGTAATCGCGCCGGCAACGGCAAACATCATCGGCAAGATTGCCTCCGGGATTGCCGACGACCTCCTTACCACCACGGTCATGGCAACCAAGGCGCCGGTCCTGCTTGCTCCGGCGATGAATGTCAATATGTACAGCAATCCGATCTATCAGCAGAACGAGGCGCGACTCCGCGAGCTTGGCTACCGGTTTGTCGATGCGGAAACAGGCGATCTTGCCTGCGGCTGGTCGGGAAGTGGGCGCCTTGCCTCCCCGGCAACGATTGCCGAAGAAGCCTGCCGCCTTGTGACCCCGCCTGATCTTTCGGCTGAAACGATCCTGATTACTGCAGGTCCCACCCGCGAGGAGCTTGATCCGGTCCGCTATCTTACCAACCACTCTTCGGGCAGGATGGGCTATGAACTGGCTCGCGCCGCAAGGAATCGCGGGGCGCGGGTAGTTTTGGTCAGCGGTCCGACCGATCTTCCCCCACCGGCTGGTGTTTCGCTTTTTCGGGTAACCACCGCCCAGCAAATGCGTGATACGGTTCTCGAACAGGTAGCTTCATGCAGCATCGTCATCAAAGCAGCCGCAGTTGCCGATTACCGGCCCATGCTTCGCAGTGGCGAAAAACTGAAAAAACACGAACACCGACTGACGATTGAGCTGGAAAAAAATCCCGATATTCTGGCTGAACTGGGTGCACTGCAGAATCGTCCGTTTCTGGTTGGGTTCGCAGCGGAAACGACTGATCTGCGAACGCACGCCCTTGCGAAGCTGCAGGCAAAAAATCTGGATATGATTGTTGCCAACGATGTCAGCCAGGTAGGAGCAGGGTTCAATGTAGCCACCAACATCGTTCGACTGATCAGACGTGACGGGCATGAGGAGCAGCTGGAGCTCATGTCCAAGGAACTGCTTGCACATATTATCTTGGATCGAATTCAGGAGAGCAGACAGCGCGCTGTTTGA
- a CDS encoding zinc dependent phospholipase C family protein has translation MLILMCCVLVVLAFPAQVLAWGGGTHLALGLEVLSRSAELPPALVMLLMRHPNDFLYGCLAADITVGKKFTHYLLNCHRWGVGERVLQVAETDQQRACAYGYLCHLAADVVAHNYYVPFKTVQSFASVALRHTYWELRFEALVDPAVWKRARGICKNGRTLDDELLRRVVTPTIFSFGTSRRIFNSLLLLSRLKRWQKLIRGLSGRSRHRLVTSERNEYFEVTMGAVMDLLTHGPDAACRLLDPTGEDALSISQDIRRTLRARYHMGMMSREEGVERVESLRPLFRQALHQPELLRELQHRCNS, from the coding sequence ATGTTGATTCTCATGTGCTGTGTACTCGTCGTGCTTGCGTTTCCCGCCCAGGTGCTGGCCTGGGGAGGGGGGACGCATTTGGCGCTTGGCCTTGAAGTGCTGAGCCGTTCGGCAGAACTGCCCCCTGCCTTGGTTATGCTGCTTATGCGCCATCCTAATGACTTTTTGTACGGATGTCTGGCGGCGGATATCACGGTAGGCAAAAAGTTTACACACTATCTGTTGAATTGCCACCGCTGGGGTGTCGGCGAGCGGGTGCTGCAGGTGGCTGAAACTGATCAGCAGCGGGCGTGCGCATACGGCTATCTCTGCCACCTTGCGGCAGATGTCGTTGCGCACAATTATTACGTGCCGTTCAAAACGGTGCAGTCGTTCGCATCCGTTGCGCTACGCCATACATACTGGGAGCTGCGTTTCGAAGCACTGGTTGATCCGGCAGTCTGGAAACGGGCGCGGGGCATCTGCAAAAATGGCCGTACTCTGGACGATGAGTTACTGCGTCGGGTAGTCACCCCGACTATTTTTTCCTTTGGCACCAGCCGCCGGATATTCAACTCACTTTTACTGCTGTCGCGACTGAAGCGCTGGCAGAAACTGATCCGCGGGCTTTCCGGCCGCTCGCGTCATCGTCTTGTCACTTCCGAACGGAATGAATATTTTGAAGTGACCATGGGAGCGGTCATGGATCTGCTGACACACGGGCCTGACGCGGCCTGTCGCCTGCTTGATCCTACCGGGGAGGACGCCCTGAGCATATCGCAAGATATTCGCCGTACCCTGCGGGCACGCTATCATATGGGAATGATGTCCAGGGAGGAAGGAGTCGAGCGGGTTGAGTCCTTGCGTCCTCTCTTCCGTCAGGCGCTGCATCAGCCGGAGCTGTTGAGGGAGCTGCAGCACCGTTGCAACAGTTAG
- a CDS encoding adenylosuccinate synthase has product MANVVVVGAQWGDEGKGKVVDIYTEYADEIVRYQGGNNAGHTLVVGEEKVVLHLIPSGVLHAGKRCIIGNGVVLDPEVFIMEVNRLKSAGRLQDDASLLLSESLHIIMPYHKRLDIAREAQSGDKKIGTTGRGIGPSYEDKIGRRGVRLMDLLDPVVFARRLRENLDEKNVLLERLGEPALGYNEIYRQYQDYAETLKKYVADTALVLDRSLKAGKRLLFEGAQGTLLDVDHGTYPFVTSSSTCAGGAATGSGVSPRAIHEVIGISKAYVTRVGSGPFPTELLDETGEKLRQVGGEFGATTGRPRRCGWFDAMVIRYAVRINGLTGIALTKLDVLSGFETIKVCTGYRFDGQMLETLPAKLETFAACEPVYEELPGWQADITGVRAFGDLPENARRYVRRLEELAGCPIVMVSVGPRRDQTIILKNPFEA; this is encoded by the coding sequence ATGGCAAACGTGGTGGTGGTCGGTGCCCAGTGGGGCGATGAAGGCAAGGGCAAGGTCGTTGACATTTATACTGAATATGCCGACGAAATTGTCCGGTACCAGGGTGGGAACAACGCCGGGCATACGCTGGTGGTCGGCGAGGAGAAAGTTGTTCTGCACTTGATACCCTCCGGCGTTCTCCATGCGGGTAAGCGCTGCATTATCGGCAATGGTGTGGTGCTTGATCCGGAAGTCTTCATCATGGAGGTTAATCGCCTGAAAAGTGCGGGACGTCTGCAGGATGACGCGTCTCTGCTTCTTTCGGAGTCGCTGCATATTATTATGCCGTACCATAAGCGTCTCGATATCGCCCGTGAAGCCCAGAGTGGCGACAAAAAGATCGGTACCACCGGCCGTGGTATCGGTCCCAGCTACGAAGACAAAATCGGGCGTCGCGGTGTCCGCCTGATGGACCTGCTCGATCCGGTCGTCTTTGCCCGTCGTCTGCGGGAGAATCTGGATGAGAAAAATGTGCTGCTGGAGCGGTTGGGAGAACCGGCACTGGGATACAATGAAATCTATCGGCAGTATCAGGACTACGCCGAGACGCTGAAGAAATACGTTGCCGATACGGCGCTGGTGCTCGACCGCTCTCTCAAGGCCGGTAAGCGTCTGTTGTTCGAGGGTGCCCAGGGCACACTGCTCGATGTGGACCACGGTACCTATCCCTTTGTCACCTCTTCCTCCACCTGTGCAGGTGGTGCGGCAACCGGAAGTGGCGTCAGTCCGCGCGCGATCCATGAGGTAATCGGCATTTCGAAGGCATATGTGACGCGGGTGGGGAGTGGGCCGTTCCCAACGGAGCTTCTTGATGAAACCGGTGAGAAGTTGCGTCAAGTCGGTGGCGAGTTCGGGGCCACAACCGGTCGTCCCCGTCGCTGTGGCTGGTTTGATGCTATGGTTATCCGCTATGCCGTGAGGATCAATGGCCTGACCGGTATTGCCCTGACCAAGCTGGATGTGCTATCCGGCTTCGAGACAATCAAGGTGTGTACCGGCTATCGTTTCGATGGGCAAATGCTTGAGACCCTGCCGGCAAAACTTGAAACCTTTGCGGCCTGTGAGCCGGTGTACGAAGAGTTGCCCGGCTGGCAGGCGGATATTACCGGGGTGCGTGCGTTCGGAGATTTGCCGGAGAACGCCCGGCGTTACGTGCGCAGGCTGGAGGAGTTGGCGGGGTGTCCGATTGTTATGGTCTCCGTTGGCCCGCGACGGGATCAGACCATTATTTTAAAAAATCCGTTTGAGGCATAA
- the hisZ gene encoding ATP phosphoribosyltransferase regulatory subunit, with product MKAYQSDNGLPRGVSDCLPARAAALSALERHLLRIAESWGFQRIVPPSLEFEDVLVQGMGEGLRGRSFRFDDWQSGRLLAIPPDITPQVARIVATRLKGWPLPHRLCYSGRVLRHTELQTGRSREILQAGVELIGLESPEADAEMIAMTVEVMQAAGLREFKIALGQTAFCRGVFEASGLAEGPRAELREAISRKDTAHVADILHRYPVPPASQREIALLPRLFGGIEVVATAEAAVSNPTSRQALANIREVLDILDLHDVTGYLTVDLGEIRGLDYHTGLTFEGFVPGSGESLFSGGRYDDLMARFGTPAPATGFTFNLQNVLQALERQKGLTEPRRDILLFNRCEERRHALDIARHLRQRGYSVARDIIRRDQPASLEYAQQNGIEWMVVVAGDGGVQEKALTVIGTVSRQERQMTQQELWALFPARH from the coding sequence CTGAAAGCGTATCAGTCGGATAACGGACTTCCCCGCGGCGTCAGTGATTGTCTGCCGGCACGGGCGGCGGCTCTTTCGGCACTTGAGCGGCATTTGCTGCGGATTGCCGAATCCTGGGGGTTCCAAAGGATTGTGCCGCCATCCCTGGAGTTTGAGGATGTGCTAGTCCAAGGGATGGGGGAGGGGTTGCGCGGGCGCAGCTTTCGTTTCGACGACTGGCAGTCGGGCCGGCTGCTTGCGATTCCGCCCGACATTACTCCTCAGGTCGCCCGTATCGTTGCAACCCGGCTGAAGGGGTGGCCACTACCCCATCGCCTCTGCTATTCCGGCCGGGTCCTGCGCCACACCGAATTGCAGACCGGCCGCAGCAGGGAGATCCTGCAGGCCGGTGTCGAGTTGATCGGCCTGGAGTCCCCCGAAGCCGATGCCGAGATGATCGCCATGACAGTCGAGGTGATGCAGGCTGCTGGGCTGCGTGAATTTAAAATTGCCCTTGGCCAGACCGCATTTTGTCGCGGTGTTTTTGAGGCATCCGGCCTTGCCGAGGGACCGCGGGCAGAGTTGCGCGAAGCTATTTCGCGCAAGGATACAGCGCATGTTGCCGACATCCTGCACCGGTATCCGGTTCCCCCGGCATCCCAGCGAGAAATAGCCTTGTTGCCGCGTCTTTTTGGCGGGATAGAGGTCGTCGCGACGGCGGAGGCTGCGGTCAGCAATCCGACATCCCGGCAGGCACTGGCAAACATCCGCGAAGTGCTGGATATTCTTGACCTGCATGACGTCACAGGATATCTCACCGTTGATCTCGGGGAAATCCGGGGGCTTGACTACCATACGGGCCTGACCTTTGAGGGATTTGTACCGGGCAGTGGCGAGAGCCTCTTCAGTGGCGGTCGCTACGATGATCTGATGGCCCGGTTTGGGACGCCGGCTCCGGCCACCGGTTTTACGTTCAATCTGCAAAATGTGCTTCAGGCCCTTGAGCGTCAGAAGGGCTTGACGGAGCCCCGTCGGGACATTCTCCTGTTCAACAGGTGCGAGGAGAGGCGCCACGCTCTCGACATCGCGCGCCACTTGCGGCAGCGCGGTTATTCCGTGGCTCGGGACATTATCCGGCGAGATCAGCCGGCATCCCTTGAGTATGCGCAGCAAAACGGTATCGAATGGATGGTGGTTGTTGCAGGCGACGGTGGTGTGCAGGAGAAGGCACTGACCGTGATAGGAACGGTAAGCAGACAGGAACGGCAGATGACGCAACAGGAGCTGTGGGCGCTGTTTCCGGCGCGGCACTGA
- a CDS encoding VCBS repeat-containing protein, translating into MQALLASRIGGPRILAVASAAEAEVTVNGTYLVIGKNYSLDAVAKGTDGQTISRTFVQGEGGQEVLFGAAGALAEKLSADLVKQADAGRIPRVSRGAGAVQPPVAAKAVVPSDIVRADAAPVQRMPQADIIRSEEFRRGTPNAGEIRRLDGVFNLMTPGGAGADGKRLLFLATSRTVQLHREGETHAIAGFTVGVAQKIIGLDYVDGDGNGTPELYVTVMNQGEVASQVWELKNNKLVKVAEDIPYFFRAIALAGGPFKLYAQEQGRGRDQFYGDVFEVTRKGKKIIRKARVPMPRYGNIFSFNQFRANGELLTVVYHEENYLIVYDKTQKELWRSNDRFGGSELYYQVEDLDNARISGDKYRWFFLNQRMQVTTKNELLVGKNEGFFVIGNARMYKKGAVYSLYWNGAALEEAWRTKDTQNYMPDFYFDESRNELLLLQLNQREDVLLRTKGASSLQIKKVE; encoded by the coding sequence GTGCAGGCGCTGCTGGCCTCCCGTATCGGCGGTCCCCGTATTCTGGCCGTCGCTTCCGCCGCTGAGGCTGAGGTGACGGTCAACGGAACCTATCTGGTCATTGGCAAGAATTATAGTCTTGACGCCGTAGCTAAGGGAACGGACGGGCAAACCATTTCCCGTACCTTTGTTCAGGGAGAAGGTGGGCAGGAGGTGCTGTTCGGTGCTGCCGGGGCTTTGGCGGAAAAGTTGTCCGCCGACCTGGTGAAGCAGGCGGATGCCGGCCGCATTCCCCGTGTTTCCCGTGGTGCTGGAGCTGTGCAACCGCCGGTGGCTGCAAAGGCGGTCGTGCCTTCGGATATTGTGCGTGCGGACGCCGCTCCCGTCCAGAGAATGCCCCAGGCCGACATCATCCGCTCCGAGGAATTTCGGCGTGGTACTCCCAATGCCGGTGAAATCAGGCGCCTTGACGGGGTGTTCAACTTGATGACGCCGGGAGGTGCTGGAGCTGACGGCAAGCGTTTGCTGTTCCTTGCCACCAGTCGCACGGTCCAGCTGCATCGGGAGGGTGAAACGCATGCCATAGCCGGCTTTACGGTCGGTGTTGCTCAGAAAATCATCGGACTGGACTACGTCGACGGTGACGGCAATGGTACGCCGGAGCTGTACGTCACGGTGATGAATCAGGGTGAAGTGGCGTCCCAGGTGTGGGAACTCAAGAACAACAAGCTGGTCAAGGTGGCAGAAGATATCCCCTACTTTTTCCGCGCCATCGCCTTGGCGGGCGGACCGTTCAAGTTGTACGCCCAGGAGCAGGGGCGTGGCCGCGACCAGTTCTACGGCGATGTGTTTGAAGTGACGCGGAAAGGGAAGAAGATCATTCGAAAAGCCAGGGTGCCGATGCCGCGCTATGGCAATATTTTCAGTTTTAACCAGTTCCGTGCCAACGGGGAATTGCTGACGGTTGTCTACCATGAAGAAAATTATCTGATCGTGTATGACAAGACCCAGAAGGAGCTGTGGCGCAGCAACGACCGGTTCGGCGGTTCGGAGTTGTACTATCAGGTCGAGGATCTGGACAATGCGAGGATTAGTGGTGACAAGTACCGTTGGTTCTTCCTGAATCAGCGCATGCAGGTAACCACCAAGAACGAACTGCTGGTGGGTAAAAATGAAGGATTCTTCGTGATTGGCAATGCCCGGATGTACAAGAAGGGTGCCGTCTACAGCCTGTACTGGAATGGGGCAGCCCTGGAAGAAGCCTGGCGTACGAAGGATACCCAAAACTATATGCCGGACTTTTATTTTGACGAATCCCGCAATGAACTGCTGTTGCTGCAACTGAACCAGCGAGAAGATGTATTGCTGCGCACGAAGGGGGCTTCATCCCTGCAGATCAAGAAGGTTGAGTAA
- a CDS encoding gamma carbonic anhydrase family protein, whose product MIRAFKTMQPQIAPSAFIAETAVVLGDVTIGPDASLWYNVVARGDVNSISIGARSNIQDLTMLHVTHKKNADDPGAPLVIGDDVTVGHSVTLHGCTLHDGCFIGMQAMVMDKAVVGEGALVGARALVTEGTIIPPRTLWVGAPARYKRDLTDEEVAWLKKSADNYVRYSREFLADGLGAALKTDSPLSASTAP is encoded by the coding sequence ATGATTCGAGCATTCAAGACGATGCAGCCCCAAATTGCCCCATCCGCATTTATCGCGGAAACAGCGGTGGTGCTGGGCGACGTGACCATCGGACCGGACGCAAGTCTTTGGTACAACGTTGTTGCCCGGGGCGACGTGAATTCGATTTCCATTGGTGCGCGCAGCAACATTCAGGACCTGACCATGCTGCACGTCACCCACAAAAAAAATGCTGACGACCCGGGAGCCCCTCTGGTGATCGGCGACGACGTCACGGTCGGCCACAGCGTCACCCTGCACGGTTGCACGCTGCACGATGGCTGTTTTATCGGCATGCAGGCCATGGTCATGGACAAGGCGGTGGTCGGTGAGGGGGCACTGGTCGGTGCTCGCGCGCTGGTGACGGAAGGGACCATCATCCCTCCCCGCACCTTATGGGTTGGCGCACCGGCACGCTACAAGCGGGATTTGACCGACGAGGAAGTTGCTTGGCTGAAAAAATCTGCGGATAATTATGTTCGCTACTCGCGGGAGTTTCTGGCCGACGGCCTGGGAGCGGCACTGAAGACGGACTCGCCTCTCTCTGCCTCTACTGCCCCCTAA
- a CDS encoding FlgO family outer membrane protein produces MTSRVIAVLLCCSLLTGCIAGLQGPCSGKPLPQLLDATDLKPLFLDMARELCMDQPGGGSGKEQACRHDATGRQTVLVTDFVDLRTLVPEQSGLLMGELMRGSLNQACCYGIVQAEFGKHFKLSDSGLISLTRRVKEIGKDDYMQPEAIVGTYSHLNNGKVLLFVRRIDTASGHVVKMVTRELDYACGGRLITYGVR; encoded by the coding sequence TTGACGTCTCGCGTTATTGCAGTTTTGCTCTGCTGTAGTCTGCTTACCGGTTGTATTGCCGGGCTGCAGGGGCCCTGTTCCGGAAAGCCGCTGCCCCAGTTGCTCGATGCGACCGATCTGAAGCCTCTGTTTCTGGATATGGCCCGGGAGTTGTGCATGGATCAGCCCGGTGGGGGGAGCGGCAAGGAGCAGGCGTGTCGACATGACGCTACAGGACGTCAAACAGTGCTGGTGACGGATTTCGTTGATCTCAGGACGCTGGTGCCGGAACAGTCCGGCCTGCTGATGGGAGAGCTGATGCGGGGCAGTCTGAATCAGGCCTGCTGCTACGGCATTGTGCAGGCAGAGTTCGGCAAGCACTTCAAGCTGAGTGACAGTGGTCTGATCTCGCTGACCCGGCGGGTCAAGGAAATCGGCAAGGATGACTATATGCAGCCGGAGGCGATTGTCGGTACCTATAGCCATCTCAATAACGGCAAGGTGCTTCTCTTTGTCAGGAGGATCGACACCGCCTCCGGCCATGTTGTCAAAATGGTGACCCGTGAACTGGATTATGCCTGCGGCGGCAGGCTGATAACCTATGGTGTGCGTTGA
- a CDS encoding FlgO family outer membrane protein, whose product MRRETTSMVRLAAVMGLALLAGCTANVATIQPNQRHIVHEQLVLPASGSQLGALNARIIFMADQLERNLDRKDLADGIVVTSFVNLDRLAETTPLGRLIAENIMHELQVRKWRVHELRLNRDIAISEQGEFTLSRDTALLREQPKVSGIVAGTYTLIGGGIVVNARLVDLARGAVISSAQALLPAALLGEQNLPRKEGEKAVNGGQRSMKIVGDAS is encoded by the coding sequence ATGAGAAGAGAAACGACGTCCATGGTCCGGCTTGCCGCCGTGATGGGGCTGGCGCTGCTGGCGGGGTGTACGGCGAATGTTGCGACGATTCAGCCGAATCAGCGCCATATTGTGCATGAACAACTCGTCCTGCCCGCCTCCGGCAGTCAGCTCGGTGCCCTGAATGCGCGGATTATTTTCATGGCTGACCAGTTGGAACGGAACTTGGACCGGAAAGACCTTGCCGACGGTATTGTCGTCACCAGTTTTGTCAATCTGGACCGGCTTGCCGAAACTACTCCCCTGGGCAGGCTCATTGCCGAAAATATCATGCATGAGCTGCAGGTGCGCAAGTGGCGGGTTCATGAGTTGCGTCTCAATCGTGATATTGCCATCAGCGAGCAAGGCGAGTTCACGCTCAGTCGTGATACGGCTCTGCTGCGGGAGCAGCCCAAGGTCAGCGGTATCGTTGCCGGTACCTATACGTTGATCGGCGGCGGTATCGTTGTCAATGCACGCCTTGTAGATCTCGCCAGGGGTGCCGTGATCTCCTCAGCCCAAGCCCTGCTGCCGGCAGCGCTGCTGGGTGAGCAGAACCTGCCCCGAAAAGAAGGGGAAAAGGCGGTGAACGGCGGCCAGCGTTCGATGAAAATAGTTGGCGATGCTTCGTAA